One genomic region from Silvibacterium dinghuense encodes:
- a CDS encoding DUF5597 domain-containing protein: MNRKKLSVCLACVLSLLSLASVAEAQHGRSSGASHEDLPHLEQRGAATQLIVDGNPYLILGGELHNSSSSSLAYMQDVWPRMESMHLNTLLTPVAWETIEPEEGHFDFHVLDGLLEGARAHHLRLVLLWFGAWKNTFSSYAPGWVKRDEQRFPRVLLSDGRGTERLSPFSDAVRAADSKAFSALMQHLREADGDEHTVLMVQVENEVGVIPESRDHSPAAEAAFRGDVPATLTRYLEQHRSSLQPELRTAWEAAGARTSGSWQQVFGLSSLTDDLFMAWQYASYLEQIAVAGKRAYSLPMYANAALIRPNYEPGQYNSGGPLPHSMDVWRAAAPALDFLSPDIYFNEFAYWAGAYARPGNALFIPEAQPGIVGAANALYAFGRLSAVGFSAFGIDDQGNAPLDLVGITRPGERPDTTAIASVYAELSALSPLILDAQRRGSATAALVEGDAQRAARVRIGEYTAEIRRTGNEQGSRIGVLFLQQGPDTFLVAGAGDAQVVFSSDRPGAPIVGIESIDEELYEHGQWVVRRRLNGDESGQGQQLRIYPQDISDGRIYRVRLYRYH; encoded by the coding sequence GTGAACCGGAAGAAGCTTTCTGTCTGCCTTGCATGCGTCTTGTCGTTGTTGTCTCTCGCGTCCGTGGCTGAGGCGCAGCATGGGCGTTCGTCCGGCGCCTCTCATGAGGACCTGCCGCATCTGGAACAGCGCGGGGCCGCGACCCAGTTGATCGTCGATGGAAACCCATACCTGATTCTCGGTGGAGAGCTGCACAACTCCAGCTCCTCCAGTCTTGCGTACATGCAGGACGTATGGCCTCGCATGGAGTCGATGCATCTGAATACGCTGCTGACCCCTGTAGCTTGGGAGACGATTGAGCCGGAAGAGGGGCACTTCGACTTTCATGTTCTGGATGGGCTGCTGGAAGGTGCGCGTGCGCATCATCTGCGGCTGGTGCTGCTCTGGTTCGGTGCGTGGAAGAATACCTTCTCCAGTTATGCGCCGGGATGGGTGAAGCGCGACGAACAGCGTTTTCCGCGGGTGCTGTTGAGCGATGGCCGCGGCACCGAGCGATTGTCGCCTTTCAGCGATGCCGTGCGCGCGGCAGACAGCAAAGCTTTTTCCGCTCTTATGCAGCATCTCCGTGAGGCAGATGGAGATGAGCATACAGTGCTGATGGTCCAGGTGGAGAACGAAGTCGGTGTGATCCCGGAATCACGGGATCATTCTCCTGCGGCAGAGGCGGCCTTTCGCGGAGATGTGCCTGCGACGCTGACACGCTACCTCGAGCAACACCGATCTTCGCTGCAGCCCGAACTGCGCACGGCATGGGAGGCTGCGGGTGCACGCACCAGCGGGAGCTGGCAGCAGGTCTTCGGGCTATCTTCACTTACGGATGATCTCTTTATGGCCTGGCAGTATGCCTCGTACCTCGAGCAGATTGCTGTCGCAGGCAAGCGGGCCTATTCGCTGCCGATGTATGCCAACGCAGCGCTTATCCGTCCGAATTATGAGCCGGGCCAGTACAACAGCGGCGGCCCGCTGCCACATTCCATGGACGTATGGCGTGCTGCAGCGCCTGCGCTCGACTTTCTTTCTCCGGATATTTACTTCAACGAATTTGCTTACTGGGCCGGTGCCTATGCGCGGCCCGGCAATGCTCTCTTCATTCCGGAAGCGCAGCCCGGCATAGTTGGCGCAGCTAATGCGCTTTATGCATTCGGGCGCCTCTCCGCCGTGGGCTTCTCGGCCTTTGGAATCGACGATCAGGGTAATGCGCCGCTCGATCTGGTTGGTATTACACGGCCGGGCGAGCGGCCTGATACCACGGCAATCGCTTCTGTGTATGCAGAACTTTCAGCTTTGAGCCCGCTCATTCTCGATGCGCAGCGTCGTGGCTCCGCGACCGCAGCTCTGGTGGAAGGCGATGCGCAGCGTGCGGCTCGTGTGCGGATCGGGGAGTACACGGCAGAAATCCGCCGCACGGGGAACGAGCAGGGATCGCGGATTGGCGTGCTCTTTCTTCAGCAGGGGCCGGATACATTTCTCGTTGCCGGAGCCGGAGATGCGCAGGTTGTTTTTAGTTCCGATCGGCCGGGTGCGCCGATCGTCGGCATCGAGAGCATCGACGAAGAGCTTTACGAGCATGGCCAGTGGGTTGTACGGCGGCGTCTCAACGGAGATGAAAGCGGACAGGGGCAGCAACTGCGTATTTATCCGCAGGATATCTCCGATGGACGTATTTACCGGGTGCGGCTTTATCGCTACCACTAA
- a CDS encoding SGNH/GDSL hydrolase family protein — protein MMHLRSLHALVVLAALAAPCTMHGQSDSSWVASWASAQQVPEPANALPATDLTDATLRQIVHLSLGGSAVRVRLSNAFGTTDLHLGGVHLARAVSPASSAIDTRTDRTLTFHGAQDVIIPAGADYWSDPVSLPISAGTDIAITLHLDTAPATETSHPGSRATSYLAHGMHLADGELSTPKTFEHWFFLSGIDVAASSQDAAIVALGDSITDGHGATTNGNDRWPDDLAQRLAQATSHRSVVNVGIGGNHVLTDGLGPNALARFNRDVLAQSRVRVLILLEGVNDLGALARQTPPASGEEHAALLQRLEAGYQQMIDRAHAQGLFVIGGTILPYTGSDYYHPAVADEAARQELNAWIRQPGHFDAVVDFDSVTRDPQRPDRLLPAYDSGDHLHPSPAGYRAMAAAIPLALLQH, from the coding sequence ATGATGCATCTCCGATCCCTGCACGCTCTCGTTGTACTCGCCGCGCTGGCTGCGCCGTGCACGATGCACGGCCAGTCCGATTCTTCGTGGGTTGCATCGTGGGCCAGCGCGCAGCAGGTCCCCGAGCCTGCCAATGCGTTGCCTGCCACGGACCTCACCGACGCCACCCTGCGCCAGATCGTCCATCTCTCGCTCGGCGGCAGCGCCGTCCGCGTGCGTCTCTCCAATGCCTTCGGCACAACGGATCTTCATCTTGGCGGCGTTCATCTGGCGCGCGCCGTTTCACCTGCGTCATCCGCCATCGACACGCGCACGGATCGCACTCTCACCTTCCACGGAGCGCAGGATGTCATCATCCCCGCCGGCGCCGACTACTGGTCTGACCCGGTATCGCTGCCCATCTCCGCAGGCACAGACATCGCCATCACGCTGCATCTCGATACCGCTCCAGCAACCGAGACCTCGCACCCCGGCTCACGCGCCACCAGCTATCTCGCGCACGGAATGCACCTGGCTGACGGCGAGCTTTCAACACCAAAGACCTTCGAGCACTGGTTCTTTCTGAGCGGCATCGATGTAGCCGCATCTTCACAGGATGCGGCGATTGTCGCACTCGGCGATTCGATCACTGACGGCCATGGCGCAACGACAAATGGCAACGACCGCTGGCCCGATGACCTCGCCCAGCGGCTTGCACAAGCCACCAGCCATCGCAGTGTCGTCAATGTCGGAATTGGCGGCAACCATGTGCTCACCGACGGCCTGGGGCCGAATGCGCTGGCGCGCTTCAATCGAGATGTTCTGGCACAGAGTCGCGTGCGCGTTCTGATCCTGCTCGAGGGCGTCAATGACCTCGGCGCACTCGCACGGCAGACTCCTCCGGCCAGCGGCGAGGAGCATGCCGCGCTGCTGCAACGGCTCGAAGCCGGTTATCAGCAGATGATCGATCGGGCTCACGCGCAGGGCCTCTTCGTCATCGGAGGAACGATTCTTCCCTACACCGGCTCGGATTACTATCACCCCGCCGTGGCCGACGAAGCGGCACGGCAGGAGCTCAACGCGTGGATCCGCCAGCCTGGGCACTTCGACGCCGTGGTGGACTTCGACTCCGTAACGCGCGATCCCCAGAGGCCGGATCGTCTTCTCCCCGCCTATGATTCCGGCGATCACCTGCACCCATCACCTGCAGGATACCGGGCCATGGCCGCAGCAATCCCGCTTGCATTGCTGCAGCATTAA